In Iodobacter fluviatilis, one DNA window encodes the following:
- the lepB gene encoding signal peptidase I, which produces MNWLFLGIVFVILGPVLVGIGAKHERKGSEPPSLVQYGYLCVVMGLFIVLVQYCSISAAMLIFVLVTGVIWGLDRFVWGKKRGEKPVADWVEYGRGFFPVLLAVFVLRSFLVEPFQIPSSSMRPGLVVGDFILVNKFAYGLRTPVINNVMIPVGKPEHGDVMVFNYPENPSLNYIKRVIGLPGDTVEYRNKKLTINGKAVPTADLPDHEYVEQGTYLINNKQFNEKLGTHDYSTLAMADVPSVNLGEVRDFPYRENCRYDEEGFSCKVPEGHFFMMGDNRDHSADGRYWGFVPDKYVVGKAFLIWLNFKDLGRVGTSIR; this is translated from the coding sequence ATGAACTGGTTGTTTCTCGGGATTGTTTTCGTCATTTTAGGGCCGGTCCTGGTGGGTATTGGCGCCAAACATGAGCGTAAAGGCAGTGAGCCGCCTTCTTTAGTGCAATACGGCTATCTTTGTGTGGTCATGGGGCTGTTTATTGTGTTGGTGCAATATTGCTCGATTTCTGCGGCGATGCTGATCTTTGTACTGGTGACGGGAGTGATCTGGGGGCTGGACCGGTTTGTCTGGGGGAAGAAGCGCGGTGAAAAACCGGTTGCAGACTGGGTTGAGTATGGTCGAGGTTTCTTCCCGGTATTGCTTGCGGTATTTGTATTGCGCTCTTTTCTGGTTGAGCCATTTCAAATTCCATCCAGCTCAATGCGCCCGGGTTTAGTGGTGGGCGATTTTATTCTGGTGAATAAATTCGCTTATGGCCTGCGTACTCCCGTGATTAATAATGTGATGATTCCGGTGGGTAAGCCAGAGCATGGCGATGTGATGGTATTTAATTATCCGGAAAATCCTTCGCTTAATTATATTAAGCGTGTCATCGGTTTACCGGGCGATACCGTTGAGTATCGGAATAAAAAATTAACCATTAATGGCAAGGCGGTACCAACTGCCGATTTGCCCGATCATGAGTATGTTGAGCAGGGCACTTACCTGATTAATAATAAACAGTTTAATGAAAAACTGGGTACGCATGATTATTCAACCTTAGCAATGGCTGATGTGCCATCGGTTAATTTGGGCGAAGTGCGCGATTTTCCATACAGAGAAAATTGTCGCTATGATGAAGAAGGTTTCAGCTGCAAAGTACCTGAAGGTCATTTCTTTATGATGGGCGATAATCGCGATCACAGTGCCGATGGCCGTTATTGGGGTTTTGTTCCTGATAAATACGTGGTGGGTAAAGCTTTTCTTATTTGGCTTAATTTTAAAGATCTGGGGCGCGTTGGCACCTCGATTCGCTAA